One Glycine max cultivar Williams 82 chromosome 8, Glycine_max_v4.0, whole genome shotgun sequence genomic window, ATCCATGATATAGATATAGGAAATTAACATGATGAGCCACTTGCATGCGAGGCTAAAGGAAGCAAAAGATATTAATGAGTTagaaatataagttttataGACGAAAATATTACATCATTTGGGATAcactcttctcttttttttttttactgattaaTTGTAACCCAACTATTTATTAATAGCATATAGCTTACCCAGTGGATTAACAACTTTACTATTAACGGATTACGTATTATATTCCCATATGATTCCCTTCAGATATCCTACAATGCAAATGGCATAACAATTATACACTATACATGTGGGAAACCGTGGAACGATTCCACCTTGCAAATTGACAATTGACGAGTCTAGCAGGATCAAGACCAGAACAACTTACTAATTTGAATCGCTCCATTTATACTATTTAAATGATCGTTGAGTTGGTTCGAAATTGATTTATGAGTGAGGATAACgtcaatcaaaatcataggtaaaAGTTCACTATTAAATTGTATCGCTACAAGCTTCCTTGTCTACGGTTAAAAGTTGTCTATCAAAAATATTTGAGTGCGTaatctgtcttttttttttatattagcgttagggttttatttcactttttgtctcaaaatatatatatttttattttcaagaatagtttttcacgtgacgattttattgttttctacgATTTACAGGGATACGattaaagatgaaaatgagTTGAGTTAAAGCGGTTCTATTTAAACTTAGTCTaacctattttatatttttacactTGAGTCTGGTATTTGTTAAGAGTCTATTTTTTTGATATGGGACTAATCTTTTATGTAAGTTTGGCATGACTTTAAAGGCATGTTTCATATTAACAAtcgtaaaaaattattgtatagtAAAATTATTACGTGTTTAAATATTAGCATGTGAACCAATAACATACatgttatttcaatttatttattgttttatttaacaaagtcaaagattttcattaaaaataataagataattttaaactatGAGATGTGGTTAAAACTTGTCTAATGCCTACAATTATTACATGTGACATGTCACCAAAACTTTTTAAGTCCCGAAAATAGTCTTTATTTTTGTTACTCATCCTTATACATAACAATTATTGATGCTATCAAAACTTTGTTGATAAGCTTCggacagttaaaaaaaaaaattgaacagtggaaatataatattatctaaaacgttttaataacaaaaaacaaaacaaacacgtCTTGTCacgattaaaatgaaaaaaaaattatgaaaacaaaaatgaaaagggCTAAATTGGAGAGATGGAAAATGTCGATCTATTCCAAACATTAAAAGGATTTAAAGCATCAAACCCCTAAAATACTttcatttcattaaaataattataatattatatatcataataagaataatatttttattaaaagtaatgtTGTTGCTAATCAAGTCTAATCTATCAAACTTAATAGACAGTTTATGATATGACCTATTTAACTAAAAAGCtcgagacaaaaaaaaaatataaagggatATATCAATAGTGAAGGAGGGTATAGTTATCAATACCCATTAAACAAAACCTTTTTTATGGACCATTAAAATCTGTATTGAGCCCATCATGACTTACATATACCTATtagaccaaaaaataaataaaagttgcaGCATGATGACATTTTCGTCAATCATCACCGGATACTAACTAAATCTCTATTATATCAAATGGGTCAAAACCTGTAGAAAAGgggagaaataaaattaaatcagaTTAAAGTGAAATTAGTCATTTTGACTTAccattttttatgtaaatgataagtaaaaaaaaaaaaacaataggaaCTAGAATAAACAATACAGTAATAATAAACGTGAGAATAGTTACTTCCCtaatctttatttgttatttatagtATCATGATAGGAAATTCAtgcattaatttatatttcaaattccAATCAAGTTTAATTTCACACACTAAGGATAAATTATGTTATCCATTATTTCAATGTATAAGAGAcatttgattgataaacttatgtaaaataatttgaacaTGGATAATAAAGTTGTagcatattatattaatttattttatcatatctaATGCAGTGTGTGAACTAGGCTCTTAATGTGATTATTTTAGGATGAGAACCATGTGATGAATaaagaagtatatatatatatatataaggacaacgtattattattattattattattttattgtaaacgGATGTATCTCTGGTTATGACAATCACGTACAAGAGGCACCATGGAGCTAGATGGGCTCCATTGATATGCTTTTGATGGTTTGCAGATAGCTCCATTTCACTGTATAGAATGGGCCTATAGTTGCATAAACAACTGGAGAATTATTCAACGCACCCTATTATTTACTTGGTGTATCCCAGATGCATTGATAATCCATAATACAGAGTTGTATTAAGGATTGCCCAATCCATAATACACTTGGaaagtaccaagcaaataatgAAGCGTGTTAAATAATTACCGAGCAACTATGAGTTTATGATATATAAATGAACTGGCTATTTAGTAAGTCACATTCCTAACTCCCAGGAGCGGACTCAAGATttgtatattttctaaaatgatttaaaaacatataagaGAATACATTTATATAgaagatattaaatatatttttaaaaactctaaactgcaaatgacaataaccaatttcataatttatataaaaattggaatttATGTTAGTTATATATCTTTCTTACAAAAATtccttttaatcttttttaaaaaatttactaaatttgaattaattatgttactcattaaattatcttttaggaTAATAGTAGCCAACAAACATTGAAGAATATTTCACTGTTTCAAAAAGTTGGAAAATTGAAGAATAACTTTAAAAGCAAGTTATGACAAACATTTAGTGTAACTTGATATCTAATTTGCTTTCTTATGATGGACGTAGAACACGAGTATGGATATATGCACTAAGATCAAAATATTTGTAGAGCAAAACCTCGCAAACAGtaagagttaagaaaaaaaaaaaaaaaaagacaacaaaatATAAAGTTATCGTGACAGagagataaaatatttgtagacatgtttcaaaatatatgtatggtGTTTGTAAAGTTTGACACATTGACAAAGATTaataaaagcatttgattgcaaactacatttatttataacttttaaaaatgttaCTCAAATAGTTTatctaaaaagagaaaaaatataattatttctgcaataaatattataaaagaatataatattttattaaaaataaaatgataaataatacttaaagaatattatttacatatgtaaatttGCTAAGCAAAATAGTTacctaataatatatttttggtaatAATTgcctaaattataaaattgatttgaaaaacaTAAGGGGGACCAAGGCCACCCCTCCCCCTAAGCTTGCCGTAGGTCCGCCCCCGTTAACTCTGGATGCTTTCGAATAAATAACTACATAGATGGAAATTGAATTCTGACCAGGCTCCTAGTAAATAAAAGGTTAAAATACTTCTTCGGTCCtaacaatttagtattttttacattttcgtttttgtaattttttttggttttttttcatccttaaatAGTTTTAGATAACactttaaatagaaaaaatatcatctaaaagattttaaatacgaaaaaaaatattttgcaagaactaaataaaacaagaaaaattatagaaatgaaaataaaaaaaaagttaaattacagataaatttttttggaaGGACTAAAATAAGCCAAAATACTCTTTCAGCTGTGCTTTTTAAACAGATGTTCAAACCTCTTGGTCGCCCTAGCTTCTTTTAGGCCTCAATAGTGTTCAACGGCCAAATTCTGGTATAACATAGTCGGACCAATCCTATATCTTAAACACTTCGACCATGCCCATGGTCCATGGAATTATGGTAGGTGGCATTTTATAATATGCCCATTTATTTCATAACCATTTGAATGTGGTGCcattgtctttatttttttagctgGGGTAGcgtatttatttatgaaaaaattgtatatacAAGTATACAACCTCACCATCAAGTCATATGGAataaagggagaaagaaaaaagatgaaaatataattaatgatgtGATACTACGATagagataaaaaggaaaaacaaaataataaagaagtAGGGAATACAACTGATAAATAAATGCATGAATGTATAGTTTATTTATCTATACTGGTTTGTTGCATATTGCGGGGATCCTGAAGTTACAACTCATTTTTTTACAACTGATAAACAAGTTGGTTGTCCCAACTAATGTTATGGcccttgtaatcaattaaaaacaaGCTGATATATTTGTGAGTgtctttgaaaaaaaaggattaattaaatttttggtatttaaattatgagaatttttaatttttttttaaatagttgatTCTTAAATAATCTtctattattataaatagtctatattattaataatttttgttaagtGTTAAACTATCTATTTAAATGATAACGAATATTaccataaattataaattaagagaattaattgttatttcttGTTGCAAATctttttatagatgattattgtATGTTTATGAGTATTTTGAGTGCTAGAATTTAAGaatgattcttctttttttattttttattttaataacatgatattctaataatttatctaaatataataaaatttatatgacaAGAATGAGACATACATGTGATGTTTAATTTGTCTtgtttcataatattttatcaCCTAACAAAGACATTAACTACAAAGGCTTATTTTTAATAACGACAGGTgggatcaaatttttttaaaaataatttaaagataaaaaattcaaaaccttcCGATGACTAAaagcttaattaaaaaaaaagaaaaagagctgCTATCTAGAGTGCAATCGAATAGTTAccatctctctctatatattctTTTGATTCAACGCATGGCCACAATTTTGTTCCTTACAATAATTCAAATGACATGCAATCGTAATCACCATTCCCATAATCatataatatatcataaaaattgaGTTTGTGATAGTATTTACATGAACATAAAAATGTTACAACAAGAACCTCCCGGAGGGAAAGTGGAGAAAATCACGAGAATTGAGAACCGGAGCAGAAAACCGATCCGATTCACTAAACCTTAATTTTCTACTTTCCTTTCGCAACTTACCCTCTTGTCTATAAACCTGAATCCCTGCTTTATCCTTAACCTCTCCAACAAAATCCCACAATCCAAGTTCTCTTGCTCCATCCATCATCTCTTGGCACTGCTCCAACCTCTTCAAACAACAAACCAACTCCACCACTTCCCCGAACTTAAACCCTCCCAACCTCTCCTTAAACTCACTCACCCTCACGCGCACCTCAACTTCCACGACACCCCAATCCTCACGCGCCAGCTTCACAATCTCCTCCACTAACCCGTTGTTCCCGTAGACGTTGTTGGGCTCGGGCCTCTTGCAAATCCCTTCAACCAGAGCCACCAAGGAGTCAAACTCGGTCAACAAGTCCGCGTTGACCAGACCCGACACCCTGTCTTCTCTGTCGGTCGGGGTTCCGAGGAAGAATCCCAGGATCCTGGAAGTGCACAGGAGCTGCTCGATGTGCTTCGCGAACCATCGGACCCAGGACGAGAGTTCCCATGATGTGGGGTCGGCGTTGTGTCGGAAGTTGGAGAGGTTGAGGTAGTTTCTGCCGCCTGCGGAGGGGTACACGGAGAGCTGGTCCTGGAGGATGAAGCTGCCGTGGTGGATGATGTGGTGGACGGCGATCAGGCACTTCAGGGCCACGGCGGCGTTGTTGGTCCCCTGAAGGCGGTCCATCAGGACCTCCACAGCGGCCGAGGCGGTAGCGCGTGAGCCGTCGCCAGAGGAGAGGAGCGTGGCTAGGTGCTTGCGCGTGGGGGGCGTGGAGGAATCGTGGCTCGTGGCGCGTAGAAGGAAGAGCGTGGTGCGTTTGGAGAGTAGCGCCGCCTTGCTCTGCGATGCTTTGTCCTTGATTATCCCAATTAGATGCGTGAGTTTTGTCATGTTTGATTTTGTCGCGAGTTCAAACATAGACACAGTCACTAGTCACTACTCGCGCGCATGGTGTCTGAAAAATTTGATGCTGGAAAGTTGAAAAAAGGGAGCGTTTGGCGTTGGGCATGCGAAATGGAATTAAAGGCAATGTAGTTAGCTGTCCCTAGTGGGATATATGATTATGAAATGTTGCCTTCTCTGCTATAATGGTGACCCccagatttttatattattcttatgCGTAGTTAACATTTGCACATGTTCAATCCAGTGGTTGATGACTTGATGGCTCTAGAAAGCTGTACACTTACGTGttgtattgatttttaattttttttgttataattaaatttattatatttcttttaatatctagagtcgtctttttttttttttatagggatacttaattattagtattttcttAGGAAGGAGATACCTATAATCTAATTTTGTCATATGTGAGTGAAGTAGtagataacatatatatatatatatatatatatatatatatatatatatatatatatatatatataaaagaataaaagtaatgtttaaacaagaaaaccaatacagaaaaaaatacttcaaattaATATGTGCAGAAatattgaaaatgtaaaaggtgaaaaactaattattatttcacTAATGTTAAGTCATTTTTATGTTTGTAATGGGTTAACTAAGTATACGTGTTTAGTTACGTTCATCTACACACTTTACATGTCAAttcaaccaattttttttttatggatgaCACTAGTTAAtaacaatcaaattaaaaatttaaaaacaattaattaatatttacaattattaaaaatgtaaatgatCTTTTAAAGAATTATAATTGTGAAGGTTAATTTTGTAAGTATTTGAcaaattgttataattttaggaattaaattaGTTAGTATTTACAATTTTAGATGTTATCTTCtcgttttataatttttaggaaACGATTTAATGAACATTAACATCTCTGAAACTAAATTGATAATTACTCTACAATAATAGTACTTTCTAAATTAACATCCCAAATTAAATAACTTGCTTCCCAGCTTCTTCCAAAGTTTACAGGTCCATAACGGCTAtatttgctttttattttattttctattgtttCATAACTTGTCATGAGTTTCTgtgggaaaaaaaaacttgcgacgagtctaatattatttttttaacaacattTATTATGAAGCTTTGACAGGTCACAGTACGTAATTGTATTGCTTTGGTATGTATATTATATTGgacagtaattaaaaaaaatgtaacgaGGAAAGAGAAACAGTTGACCAGTAGTTTCTTGACTTTCTTCTAAAACTAATCTAATAATCGTAGACTTTTAAACGGATTAGAAGAATAACGATTGATCATGTCCATGAGAGTGCCAATTAAAAGGTTCGTCTATTCAATGGGATTACGTTGAAATAGTGaagtaatttaattcaatttattggtattattttattttatcattgaatcaatttgattttcaattttagtaattttattcaattgaaGTTAAAAATCACGAAAATTCGTAGGTATCGCATCTCATTAATCATGATTTTGTATTCTCTAATAATTGTAGActaattccttaaaaaaataaaagactaaaaacaagAGAGTGTGTTATGTTGGGATTTTTGGAGTATTTCAAAAGGCTCATATCCCATATTACTtagtttaatactttttttatgttttatatgtCAATTTGTTTTAAGGACTTCTAGACAACAAAGTAAGAAACATGGACTTGCACATATGAGATTGAGTTAAGGGGACATGATGCGGGACTTATCAAAAGTCTTGCCAATTGTGATACATTAATTTATCAGAACCAGATACTTCTAAGGATGACATTTGTTTGTGATTTTTGACATATATAACAGACTATGTATTAAAAACAATgtgttattagtatttttttcgtATTACCATCATCACaaacatttgatttattttattttattgacataagatagagggaaaaaaaaaaacatatgcttATCACCGCCCTTGACCCTCCCCAAAACAAGCATATACGGTTGTGGAAAGTGGAAATGTAATTGATAGCAAGTATGGGTGTACAAGAGCATACAATGACTAAGGTTTTTATCAacgtttttctccttctttggATACATGTTACAATGGGCAGGGCACCTGGATTCTTATATAATTTGTGTATCTAGgcaattgcttcctgcacctctaGCTTTGCTTCCAGCACCCCATTCTGAAATGTAATTTACATTCCAGATTATCCATTCTAGAatgtaaatatttgaattttgaattaaattttggaaAGGCTAATCtggaatgtaaaattacattccaaATTAGACTTTCCAGAAGGTTAAAAAGGTACAGGAAACAAATGGAGGTGCAAGAAGCAATTGCCGTGTATCCACTGTATATACAAGCTATTGAAGCCCATGCACTAATCTAGTAATGTCACTAATGTGAAGGGCCGGGGGGGGTGATTTGAAAGACAGAAAAGCCAGAATCAGAATTCTTTCTGCACCATCTTTTTTGCTTCCTGCACTCGCatagggattttttttatattgtccaGAACAGATTGTTGGGGTAACATAcctaaaatttatgaaattaagcAAGCGCTTGATTGAGGGCGATACATCTAAAAGAAAGATTTGCATTGAGAACAAGAAGTTGAAGGTATTTTCGAAtgtatgtaaatataaaaatatcaaagtaTAAAGTGACAAGCCATTACTTGAGTTATGAATATTACGAAGTTGAGACAATGGTTTCGAAATTATGATCCTGGTGGTGTGACTAGTGTGTCTAATTGAGTAATTTCAAATCAAACGACATAATGAATCAGAAACAACTCATGCAATTAGATACACATTTTGAAGAAGGAAATTGCCCGACATAGGCTTCTAGTAAATGTTCCACTCTTAAACGTCCTTACTCTCAATATATATCTCCATTCAAAATAGATGTTGGCCTTCTAAAATTAATGGTCGCAAACGAAATACTAGtagtattatataattaatccaCTTGTCTCAAACTCATGGATTCTGCTCGTTTCAAAATCAGTAACTCATGGTTACTCCATGCATGCCTTTTGGATCCTGTTATGAAGTGCTAAAGCTGTAAACATGGATAGAATTTCTCTAGGATTGCTTTTGCGAAATATAAGTAACGAGGAGAATATGATGAGATGTCAATTACGTGTAAAAGATCCTTGATTATATGGATTACATacatgttattgtcactgacgaTTGGGCTAAAAGCCTAAAACGATGTCCCAGTTTTATATAACTTTACAGcataaacttttaaattaaagttgatTAATTATCAGTAGACATTTGCCGGGCATGTAAAGGTCGACACAAtatttacagttttttttaccaaatattctacattatacatatattaaatgaaatattaaatatgaattaaaaatcataaaattttaaactcaaTTGGCGAaagatttttcttaataaaaatataaattattaaaatatagagATACAAGCATGTGAAACTTTGTTGTTTCCCCTAACCAAGTCAAATTACCAACAAGTACTTAGCCAGCGTtgtcttaattaattaaggatttcaaatttaaatctcTAAGAATTCATTATATTAGTAATTTAGAAGGCAAGTTTTCCTTTTCCACCTATAGTAATCACATTCAGCTCAACCTAGAGATTAGTTAAATGTTCAATGTAATATCTATACTTTAAcagtaaacaaaataaaaaagaaattaagaaagtaaaatattattttattaaatcatggAATCTTGATGGGATAGATGGATTCCACGAAGAACCAAGTTCTTGATCAGATTCTTTGTGCATACAAAAGCAAGttaatctcattttttatctatttattttattatttttttcattttgatatattatgtgtacgttaaattttaaattttttattttgattctttatatttttatacattaaattttaaaagatttattttgttcatatttatgtttttaaaagttttacttcgatcattttttatttctatttttcgttAAGTCTATgcttcattaatattttaaattttgactgatcactaaatataaataaaataattactgtttaaaataataaattaattatttcaatatatatCCAGAAGGGTAATAATTATATGGCTAATCAAAATGGTAAAATAGACATATTGTTCAGATTTGAGACAAAACACAGCCGTCATTCATTTTGATTCTGCAAAAAGGAATCAACAAAAGTAAAACCAATTAGTAGTTTAATAATTTCAGGGAAAGGCATGGCGTTACCATCGGAATCTGGGCACCATGTCCTACACAACTAGGAGGGATGTTGTATTCTAGCTCTGGTCTGGTTGACCATACAGCTCAAAAGGTCAGCTGGacctaaaaaagaaaacactaaGCTCCTGATCGATGTCTCCCTCTGGATCAATCAAGTGGAAAGATTCACAGTTGTCTGAGCCACGAACCCTCTTAAAGCTCGCTCTAAGGTACATTAGTTGATCATCTTCTTCTAATTTCTTCCAACTCACCAACTCCTTGCACTTCATAACCCCGGTTCCGACAACTACCGAACCCATCAACCTCAGCGCCTCGAAATCAGTGTTGGAGGGCCTCCGCTTAACGGCATACCGCACTTTCCTCCCATTGCAGTACATGGTCCACAAAGGCGTCGACAAAAGTGTGTCTGCTTTGCCGTCGTCGTCACCATCACCACGACCGCTCTCTAGGGCGATTCTGAGGGTTGCTCCTCTCATTTCCTTGGCCAAGATGGCTGTTGGAACTGCCAACTCCAGGAGGAGAATTGGGTTGTTGGAGTTGGCGTTTGCCTGAATGCAGAAGCTCACCTTTCCTCTGCGGTATCCGAAGATCGTGCCTGTGATATTGGTGGTGGAGCTCATCAGTGATGATGACGATGgtgtataataattataatatttgctTCTTGTGTTTCGGAGGGTCtcgtttgttgttgttgttagatCTTGGTCGTCTTCTATAATGGTGGCGCAGTTGCATGTGGGGATTAGTAGTTGCATGAGAGAACGTAGCAGCCTCCATGATCTCACCTGTTTCTCGCAGTCCACTGTAGTCACGCCACTGGCCATGTAGATCTAACTTCTTGTTGCTATTATTGGTTCAGTCTACCTCTTCAGCATGCTTTAGCTAGGGTTTGTTTATATAATTCATGGATGATATGATGTAACATATGCTAAAacaatatactatttttttttaaaatctataacAATGGttgtcctttttgtttttttattagatcAAATAAATGCAGTATAAAAATGGttgtcctttttgttttttgattttaatatttaacgGTTGACCTCATGCACACCTGTTCAAAAGAAATCCACAAATTCACGGATCACAGTGACATGTGTCGTCGAATAGTGTGGAATTGGCCAATCGGGTTCGACATTTTTGGGCTGCCAACTAAATGGGTTATCTAATGCAACCCCGTTGCTTGATTCTGAAACAACTCATGCACACGCTTTCAGTGGATAGTTTTGTGCCCAgcttttctaatttaattttaatttccctTGTTTATTATTTGATCTTTCTTTTCGTTTGTGGACAAAAGCACCTGTAGCACGCTGGAGCAGCCATATCTGAAAATAATCAATATGCAAATATTAGgtgtcttctttcttttctctttatttttgtgtgATTAAACTTTGATTTCAGGCACTGGGAAATGCAGAAAATTTCGGAGAGATTTCCGTACAGTCATAACCCACCAATTCACTATCATTCAATCAATCATTAGGCCACTAGATTTCGGACCATAAAACTCCAAATTCATACACACTGTTAAACTCTTATTTAATTTGCTCTATACTCACACGTGCatctttttatgcttttcatcAATGATAAGACCATCCTcaccaaaataaaaagagaaaaaaacaatgTGTCGGACTTATTATAGCAGACCCACAAAACTAGCACTAAATCCTATTTTCATGTATTATGTGAGATGAACTTTGGAGGCAAAGCGTGTTGTGTGGAGGCTAAAACAAATTTGGATGTTTTTAGCTTTCTAGCCTGGTTGCTCCACTCTTGTCCTCCCATTTCCTTTAGCTTATTTGTCGGGAAAAAACTTGATCTTCCATATTTTGCTTTTCAGCTTTACTATTCGGTACGAATTTTGATGCTA contains:
- the LOC100777164 gene encoding putative clathrin assembly protein At4g40080 — translated: MFELATKSNMTKLTHLIGIIKDKASQSKAALLSKRTTLFLLRATSHDSSTPPTRKHLATLLSSGDGSRATASAAVEVLMDRLQGTNNAAVALKCLIAVHHIIHHGSFILQDQLSVYPSAGGRNYLNLSNFRHNADPTSWELSSWVRWFAKHIEQLLCTSRILGFFLGTPTDREDRVSGLVNADLLTEFDSLVALVEGICKRPEPNNVYGNNGLVEEIVKLAREDWGVVEVEVRVRVSEFKERLGGFKFGEVVELVCCLKRLEQCQEMMDGARELGLWDFVGEVKDKAGIQVYRQEGKLRKESRKLRFSESDRFSAPVLNSRDFLHFPSGRFLL
- the LOC100777688 gene encoding protein MIZU-KUSSEI 1 gives rise to the protein MASGVTTVDCEKQVRSWRLLRSLMQLLIPTCNCATIIEDDQDLTTTTNETLRNTRSKYYNYYTPSSSSLMSSTTNITGTIFGYRRGKVSFCIQANANSNNPILLLELAVPTAILAKEMRGATLRIALESGRGDGDDDGKADTLLSTPLWTMYCNGRKVRYAVKRRPSNTDFEALRLMGSVVVGTGVMKCKELVSWKKLEEDDQLMYLRASFKRVRGSDNCESFHLIDPEGDIDQELSVFFFRSS